One Streptomyces sp. NBC_00554 DNA segment encodes these proteins:
- a CDS encoding DedA family protein, which produces MTTLALGPSWLDPNTLLDNFGIWGLLLIVFAESGLLIGFFLPGDSLLFTAGLLITAGTLDFPLWAAIALICVAAILGDQAGYLFGKKVGPSLFTRPDSRLFKQENVVKAHEFFEKHGPKSLVLARFVPIVRTFTPIIAGVSGMKYRSFITYNIIGGVLWGAGVTALGAWLGNIEFVHKNIEAILILIVLISVVPIVIEYLRARGKSKKEAAQAPEAPALDETAQLRVPPLQQHQNQHQPQNQHQPQHLDQPQHPNQHQDPQQPPRGGRHAKR; this is translated from the coding sequence GTGACGACGCTTGCTCTCGGACCAAGCTGGCTGGATCCGAACACGCTCCTGGACAACTTCGGTATCTGGGGCCTGCTCCTCATCGTCTTCGCCGAGTCCGGCCTGCTCATCGGCTTCTTCCTGCCGGGCGACTCGCTGCTGTTCACCGCCGGACTGCTGATCACCGCGGGCACGCTGGACTTCCCGCTGTGGGCGGCGATCGCGCTGATCTGTGTCGCCGCGATCCTCGGTGACCAGGCGGGCTATCTGTTCGGCAAGAAGGTCGGACCCTCGCTCTTCACCCGCCCGGACTCCCGTCTCTTCAAGCAGGAGAACGTGGTCAAGGCCCACGAGTTCTTCGAGAAGCACGGGCCCAAGTCCCTGGTCCTGGCCCGCTTCGTGCCCATCGTGCGCACGTTCACGCCGATCATCGCCGGCGTCAGCGGCATGAAGTACCGCTCGTTCATCACGTACAACATCATCGGTGGTGTCCTCTGGGGCGCCGGCGTCACGGCGCTCGGCGCCTGGCTCGGCAACATCGAGTTCGTGCACAAGAACATCGAGGCGATCCTGATCCTGATCGTCCTCATCTCGGTCGTCCCGATCGTCATTGAGTACCTCCGGGCGCGAGGTAAGTCCAAGAAGGAAGCCGCCCAGGCTCCCGAGGCACCCGCCCTCGACGAGACGGCCCAGCTGCGGGTACCCCCGCTCCAGCAGCACCAGAACCAGCACCAGCCCCAGAACCAGCACCAGCCCCAGCACCTGGACCAGCCCCAGCACCCGAATCAGCACCAGGACCCGCAGCAGCCCCCGCGCGGCGGCCGCCACGCCAAGCGGTAG